The following are encoded in a window of Shewanella psychrotolerans genomic DNA:
- the rimK gene encoding 30S ribosomal protein S6--L-glutamate ligase: MRIAILSRNENLYSTRRLKEAGEARGHEVDIIDTLHCYMDITSSNPTVRYMGKVLPKYDAVIPRIGSSITFYGTAVVRQFEMMGTFCVNESVAISRSRDKLRSLQLLSRKGIGLPRTGFASKPDKIQDLIKNVGGAPLVIKLLEGTQGIGVVLAETNKAAESVIEAFMGLKANILVQEFIKEAGGADIRCFVVGDKVVAAMKRQAAEGEFRSNLHRGGMAQLVKLSKEERATALNAAKAMGLNLCGVDILQSNNGPVVMEVNSSPGLEGIEQATGKDVAGLIYGFIEKNAKPNANKTRGKG, translated from the coding sequence ATGCGTATCGCAATTTTGTCTCGTAACGAAAATCTTTATTCAACTCGTCGCCTAAAAGAGGCGGGAGAAGCCCGTGGACATGAAGTCGATATCATCGACACGCTTCACTGCTACATGGATATCACCAGCAGCAACCCAACCGTGCGCTACATGGGTAAAGTGTTGCCTAAATATGATGCCGTGATCCCTCGCATTGGTTCATCAATTACCTTCTACGGTACTGCGGTTGTGCGTCAGTTTGAGATGATGGGGACCTTCTGTGTCAATGAATCGGTAGCAATCAGTCGCTCTCGTGACAAATTACGTTCGCTGCAGTTGTTATCGCGTAAAGGCATAGGTCTACCTCGTACTGGTTTTGCGAGTAAACCCGATAAAATCCAAGATTTAATTAAGAATGTTGGCGGCGCACCACTCGTGATAAAGCTACTAGAAGGCACTCAAGGAATTGGCGTTGTATTGGCAGAAACGAACAAAGCTGCAGAAAGCGTAATTGAAGCCTTTATGGGTTTAAAAGCTAATATTTTGGTACAAGAGTTTATTAAAGAAGCTGGCGGCGCCGATATTCGTTGTTTCGTTGTGGGCGACAAAGTTGTTGCTGCAATGAAACGTCAGGCGGCTGAAGGGGAGTTTCGTTCAAACCTTCACCGTGGCGGTATGGCTCAGCTAGTCAAACTAAGCAAAGAAGAACGCGCAACTGCACTTAATGCAGCTAAAGCGATGGGATTAAACCTTTGTGGCGTCGATATTTTACAATCTAATAATGGCCCAGTTGTGATGGAGGTTAACTCCTCTCCTGGATTAGAAGGGATTGAGCAAGCCACAGGAAAAGATGTTGCTGGGTTGATTTATGGCTTTATCGAAAAGAACGCCAAACCCAACGCAAACAAAACACGTGGAAAAGGTTAA
- a CDS encoding ATP-dependent zinc protease family protein — translation MNKIIIGNLESCNLPDLGISDLQVRIDTGAKTSSLHVDNLKRIKVKGRPYVEFDLHPDIYNLDQTVHCKAPVFDSRRIKSSNGEVEQRCVIQTTLQLGDNQWPIELTLSNRQDMTYLMLLGREGMGERVLVDPAESFLVNGG, via the coding sequence ATGAACAAAATCATCATCGGAAATTTAGAATCATGCAACCTACCCGATCTTGGGATTAGTGATCTGCAAGTTCGCATAGATACCGGAGCGAAAACCTCCTCTTTGCATGTCGATAACCTCAAACGCATCAAGGTGAAAGGCCGACCCTATGTGGAGTTTGATCTGCACCCTGACATCTACAATCTAGATCAGACGGTGCATTGTAAGGCACCAGTATTCGACTCGCGTCGGATTAAATCATCTAATGGTGAAGTTGAACAACGCTGTGTCATTCAAACCACCCTGCAATTAGGCGACAATCAGTGGCCTATCGAACTCACCTTAAGTAATCGTCAAGATATGACCTACTTGATGCTACTTGGACGTGAAGGAATGGGTGAGCGTGTATTAGTGGATCCGGCTGAAAGTTTTCTGGTTAACGGCGGATAA
- a CDS encoding succinylglutamate desuccinylase/aspartoacylase family protein: METPLNIGGVDILLGEQRQLELPVASLYTDTQVSIPVHVIRAKKPGPTVFISAAVHGDELNGIEIIRRLIQQQIKLATGTLILVPMVNIYGVLNQSRYMPDRRDLNRCFPGSQKGSLAGRVAYTFINSIVRHCDYGIDLHTGAIHRSNLPQIRANLDDADTLALAQAFGVPVLLNANVRDGSLREAAVNNGARVLLYEAGEALRFDELSIQTGVRGILNVLSSLGVIRKRRLRQKIAPFVANRSDWTRAAASGFVCEFAKLGAYVEKGEVLAEINSPLGELIQQVTSNRAGIVIGKQNIPLVLEGDAMFHIAYFGSAADEVVEHIEIMNDQIMPIATPII; encoded by the coding sequence ATGGAAACACCGTTAAATATTGGTGGGGTTGATATCCTGCTAGGTGAACAACGCCAATTAGAACTGCCTGTCGCCAGTCTCTACACCGATACTCAGGTGTCGATTCCGGTGCATGTTATTCGAGCCAAAAAACCAGGACCTACGGTATTTATTAGCGCCGCAGTTCATGGTGATGAGCTTAATGGTATTGAGATCATCCGGCGCTTAATCCAGCAGCAGATAAAACTCGCTACAGGTACGCTGATTTTGGTGCCTATGGTCAATATTTATGGTGTACTTAATCAGAGTCGTTACATGCCCGATAGGCGCGATCTTAATCGCTGCTTTCCCGGCTCTCAAAAAGGATCACTTGCTGGCCGGGTAGCCTATACCTTTATCAATAGTATTGTGCGTCATTGCGATTACGGTATCGATCTGCATACAGGCGCAATACATCGCTCGAATCTGCCTCAAATTAGAGCGAATTTAGATGATGCCGATACCTTAGCCTTAGCACAGGCATTTGGTGTACCCGTGTTACTGAACGCTAACGTACGCGACGGTTCACTGCGCGAAGCCGCGGTCAATAACGGCGCTCGTGTGCTACTGTATGAAGCAGGAGAGGCCTTGCGTTTCGACGAGTTATCGATTCAAACTGGGGTACGCGGCATACTCAATGTTTTATCTTCTCTAGGGGTGATCCGTAAACGCCGATTAAGGCAGAAAATCGCACCATTTGTGGCCAACCGCAGCGATTGGACCCGTGCTGCTGCCAGTGGATTTGTGTGTGAATTTGCCAAACTCGGTGCTTATGTTGAAAAAGGCGAAGTGCTTGCAGAGATCAACAGCCCATTGGGTGAGCTGATCCAACAAGTGACCTCTAATCGTGCGGGTATTGTCATTGGCAAACAAAACATCCCCTTGGTACTAGAGGGTGATGCCATGTTCCATATTGCCTATTTTGGCAGCGCTGCAGATGAAGTGGTCGAGCATATTGAAATCATGAACGATCAAATAATGCCCATCGCTACCCCCATTATATAG
- a CDS encoding magnesium transporter has product MTMPEYEPLTEEEVRDDLLSRVIDIVSHPEQQETVSLSFISEYSDADLAHLLESVTDQYRSLLCRKIPVDRGWPILHLLHYETARHVLDLLSTEQMQGLLKRISELDILTFAEILPNEVVEDYLDQQASLTTEQIQQALSYQDEEVGRYLNSDILRSRPTAPISRVLERLSKHKSKEFVAVYAVDAKGEYQGACTIEQLRHVEPSTPLSEIITDIEPVLDEQDITKAAQHLNPVAGFAWYPVQKEGKIIGAIAASTLMLRLKERSLEVLASDTAQDEEDLFTPVSVAAKMRAIWLTTNLLTAFLASWVIGLFGEALQQVVALAILMPVVASMGGIAGSQTLAVALRGIALNHLKRSNLKLLLDKELKIAAFNGVLLGALIGLVVSYWFNSVPLGGIIFVAIVFNSLAAASSGTVIPFVLKQMKIDPAVAGSVILTTVTDVVGFFIFLGLGSLLLLS; this is encoded by the coding sequence ATGACAATGCCTGAATATGAGCCTCTTACCGAAGAAGAGGTAAGAGATGACTTACTCTCCCGGGTCATTGACATTGTCAGTCATCCCGAGCAGCAAGAAACGGTATCGCTTTCATTTATCAGTGAATATAGTGATGCCGATCTTGCTCATCTATTAGAGTCTGTTACCGACCAATATCGTTCGCTACTGTGTCGCAAGATCCCCGTCGACCGTGGTTGGCCTATCCTGCATTTGCTGCACTACGAAACAGCTCGTCACGTTTTAGATCTTCTCTCCACCGAGCAGATGCAAGGCCTGCTAAAACGTATCTCAGAGCTAGACATTCTTACCTTCGCTGAGATACTACCCAACGAAGTTGTCGAAGATTATCTCGATCAGCAAGCATCGCTAACCACAGAGCAGATCCAACAAGCGCTGAGCTATCAAGATGAAGAGGTTGGACGTTATCTAAATAGTGATATTTTACGTTCGCGCCCCACAGCGCCAATAAGTCGAGTATTAGAGCGTTTAAGCAAACATAAATCGAAAGAGTTTGTCGCCGTCTACGCCGTCGATGCAAAAGGTGAATATCAAGGGGCTTGTACCATTGAACAACTTCGCCATGTCGAGCCCAGCACACCACTGTCAGAGATCATCACTGACATTGAACCTGTATTGGATGAACAAGATATTACTAAAGCGGCTCAACACCTGAATCCAGTCGCTGGTTTCGCATGGTACCCAGTGCAAAAAGAAGGCAAAATCATTGGGGCAATTGCCGCTTCGACCTTAATGCTGCGCTTAAAAGAGCGAAGCCTAGAAGTCCTCGCCTCTGATACTGCCCAAGATGAGGAAGATCTCTTTACCCCAGTTTCTGTGGCTGCCAAAATGCGCGCGATTTGGCTCACTACAAATTTGCTAACCGCATTTTTGGCCTCGTGGGTGATCGGCTTATTTGGAGAGGCACTACAACAAGTTGTCGCACTGGCAATATTAATGCCTGTGGTCGCCAGCATGGGCGGCATAGCAGGCAGCCAAACCTTAGCGGTTGCATTGCGTGGTATTGCCCTTAATCACTTAAAACGCAGTAACTTGAAACTGCTATTGGATAAAGAGCTTAAAATTGCCGCCTTTAACGGTGTGCTGCTAGGCGCGCTCATCGGCTTGGTGGTCAGTTATTGGTTCAATTCAGTGCCCCTTGGCGGCATTATCTTTGTTGCTATTGTATTTAATAGCTTAGCCGCTGCATCATCGGGAACGGTGATCCCCTTTGTGCTAAAACAGATGAAAATCGACCCTGCTGTTGCCGGTTCAGTGATCCTGACCACGGTTACTGATGTCGTCGGTTTCTTTATCTTCTTAGGCTTAGGCAGCTTACTGCTACTGTCTTAA
- a CDS encoding ATP-binding cassette domain-containing protein gives MSLLQLRQVSFSYQAASSWLFDELEFTLDRGDCQLIYGCTGSGKSSLLKLILGILVPPLSGERICAPNLTFGVVMQDPSVQLLRQTLGAEVVFALENLGVDSFEMHGQVTNALRKVGLFISLETPVVQLSLGQRYRLMIAAQLVLQPDVLLLDEPWAQLDNQGVRELSALINELKSQGMAIVIVEHHKTAFTGCATHHWQLQRGRLSLYQQGDKNGLIAIADTRLVPNSICTNAPLIWSRGFKLRFGRKKLLFETDELTLHAGEVVGLIGDNGTGKSTLLKCLAGIQADVDHLDVKVLGKRPKLGIYGHSLALLHQRPSRQLFETTVIEEMQFNLKRYGFPLKRAIDMLARLGLTTLAQVSPHKLSCGQQHLIALASLACLQPQILLLDDPFAGLDNASFAKVAHLILELSQQGTAVVIASHRSLGQFPLDKIWHISQKYLQSCLPTEFVNGHYQGEQDYARVG, from the coding sequence ATGTCACTACTTCAATTGCGTCAGGTGAGCTTCAGCTATCAAGCAGCGAGTTCATGGCTGTTTGATGAGTTAGAGTTCACCTTAGATCGAGGAGATTGCCAGCTCATTTATGGTTGTACAGGTTCGGGTAAATCGAGCCTGCTAAAATTGATCTTGGGGATCTTAGTCCCTCCGCTATCTGGCGAGCGAATTTGTGCGCCAAATTTAACCTTCGGCGTTGTTATGCAAGATCCCAGTGTGCAGTTACTTAGGCAAACTTTGGGTGCTGAAGTGGTATTCGCATTGGAAAACCTAGGTGTTGATTCATTTGAGATGCATGGGCAGGTGACCAATGCATTGCGTAAGGTGGGGCTGTTTATTAGCCTCGAAACACCAGTGGTTCAACTCTCTTTAGGTCAGCGTTATCGCTTGATGATTGCGGCTCAGTTAGTATTACAACCCGATGTACTCTTACTCGATGAGCCATGGGCTCAACTTGATAATCAAGGTGTTCGAGAGTTGTCAGCGCTTATTAACGAGCTAAAGTCTCAGGGAATGGCAATTGTCATTGTTGAGCATCATAAGACGGCTTTTACGGGGTGTGCTACACATCATTGGCAGCTGCAACGTGGTCGATTAAGTCTCTATCAACAAGGCGATAAAAACGGCCTTATCGCTATTGCTGATACCCGCTTAGTACCAAACTCGATCTGCACAAATGCACCGCTAATCTGGAGTCGTGGCTTTAAGTTGCGGTTTGGTCGAAAAAAACTCCTATTTGAAACCGATGAGCTAACTCTGCATGCGGGTGAAGTCGTTGGCTTAATTGGTGATAACGGTACAGGTAAAAGTACTTTGCTTAAGTGTTTGGCAGGTATTCAGGCCGATGTCGATCACCTTGATGTAAAGGTCTTAGGTAAGCGTCCCAAGCTGGGGATTTACGGACATAGCTTAGCCTTGCTTCATCAAAGGCCTAGTCGACAACTCTTTGAAACAACCGTGATAGAGGAGATGCAATTTAACCTTAAGCGTTATGGATTTCCCCTTAAGCGCGCTATTGATATGTTAGCGCGGTTAGGATTAACGACCTTAGCGCAAGTGTCACCCCATAAACTTTCTTGTGGGCAGCAGCATCTGATTGCGTTGGCTTCGTTGGCATGTCTACAACCTCAGATCTTGTTACTGGATGACCCATTTGCAGGCTTAGATAATGCAAGCTTTGCCAAGGTCGCTCATCTTATTTTGGAGCTTAGTCAGCAAGGTACAGCTGTGGTGATCGCGAGTCACAGGTCATTGGGTCAATTTCCCTTAGATAAGATCTGGCATATTAGTCAGAAATATCTGCAATCTTGCCTGCCGACTGAGTTTGTTAATGGTCACTATCAAGGTGAGCAGGATTATGCTCGTGTGGGTTAA
- a CDS encoding isochorismate synthase, producing MSVPSLQQAIQSLINKLTQLELHQHGEPIIQLSVPVCPLPTIAWLASQSCYPRVYWRGRDTQEEVAAIGSCKDFTFEDAVDDNQLCAAYQQQRALSTNQDIRYYGGVAFDRHTECWPEYGRAHFILPRIELRRSGNEYKLLINLNIELNDMEVERQLALEALAQLAPPSPLSPPNKINILSRSDRPNQRRWSELVNQVTQDKFIKDTPKVVLSRLTQLEINEKVDPWMLLASWQGRNQNSFQFGFQFSPDSAFISCTPERLYRRCQRELFTEALAGTTTRGLNEDEDIMLAQQLLDDTKNSHENQLVREHIVDALTPLSNYVGADESPKIFKLSHIQHLHRSIRAELKTGVNDFQILQALHPTPAVGGLPKESAISFIRQREGYTRGWYAGACGYINKYDSEFAVAIRSALIEPGRINLFAGAGIVSGSEADAEWNELENKLRTILSILTEM from the coding sequence TTGAGCGTTCCCTCGCTGCAGCAGGCCATACAATCCTTAATCAATAAGCTTACACAATTGGAACTCCATCAACATGGAGAACCCATTATCCAGCTTTCTGTGCCCGTGTGTCCCCTGCCAACAATTGCCTGGCTTGCAAGCCAATCTTGTTATCCTAGAGTGTATTGGAGAGGGCGGGACACGCAAGAAGAGGTTGCGGCAATCGGTTCGTGTAAAGACTTTACTTTTGAAGACGCTGTCGATGACAATCAGCTTTGTGCGGCATATCAGCAACAGCGCGCATTATCGACAAATCAAGATATTCGCTATTACGGCGGTGTCGCATTCGATCGCCATACTGAGTGTTGGCCCGAATATGGCAGAGCTCATTTCATCTTACCTCGTATAGAGTTACGTCGAAGCGGCAACGAATATAAACTGCTAATCAATCTCAACATTGAACTCAACGACATGGAAGTGGAGCGTCAATTAGCCCTTGAAGCACTCGCTCAGCTAGCACCACCTTCGCCCTTATCTCCGCCGAATAAGATTAATATTCTTAGTCGCAGCGATCGCCCCAATCAGCGACGCTGGAGCGAACTGGTCAATCAAGTGACTCAGGATAAATTTATTAAAGACACGCCTAAGGTCGTTCTGTCTCGTTTGACTCAACTTGAGATCAACGAGAAAGTCGACCCTTGGATGTTATTAGCCAGTTGGCAAGGCCGTAACCAGAATAGTTTTCAATTTGGGTTTCAGTTCAGTCCAGACAGTGCTTTTATCTCTTGTACTCCAGAACGCCTCTATCGTCGCTGTCAGCGAGAACTTTTTACTGAAGCACTGGCGGGAACAACGACTCGAGGACTAAATGAAGATGAAGATATTATGCTGGCGCAGCAGTTGCTCGATGACACTAAAAATAGCCATGAGAACCAACTCGTTCGAGAACACATTGTCGATGCGCTAACCCCCCTCAGTAACTATGTCGGTGCCGATGAATCCCCGAAAATTTTTAAACTTAGCCATATTCAACATCTGCACCGCTCTATTAGGGCAGAATTGAAAACAGGAGTGAATGACTTTCAAATTCTCCAGGCGTTGCACCCAACGCCCGCCGTGGGGGGGCTACCGAAAGAGTCTGCTATTAGCTTTATCAGGCAGCGTGAGGGCTACACTCGAGGCTGGTATGCTGGTGCCTGTGGCTATATTAACAAGTACGATAGTGAGTTTGCTGTCGCTATTCGCAGCGCCCTAATCGAGCCAGGTAGAATTAATTTATTTGCTGGGGCGGGAATCGTATCGGGATCCGAAGCGGACGCCGAGTGGAACGAGTTAGAAAATAAGCTTCGAACCATACTGTCGATTTTGACTGAAATGTAA
- a CDS encoding MerR family transcriptional regulator: MNIKEFSKLARLSPYTLRYYEKIGLLQHVRRNSSGHRDYTNKDMQWVQFVTRLKDTGMPLAEIQEYATLRERGTSTVLARQTLLEQHKDNLKAHIELQQQHLAVLEDKINLYKANKVS, from the coding sequence ATGAACATTAAAGAGTTTTCTAAATTAGCCAGATTATCACCTTATACACTGCGCTACTATGAGAAAATTGGCTTACTTCAACATGTCCGTCGTAATTCCAGCGGTCATCGAGACTATACAAACAAAGATATGCAGTGGGTTCAATTTGTTACTCGCTTAAAGGATACAGGAATGCCGCTAGCTGAAATTCAGGAATACGCCACATTACGAGAACGGGGAACCAGTACCGTCTTGGCGCGCCAAACATTGCTAGAGCAGCATAAAGATAATTTGAAAGCGCATATTGAATTACAGCAACAGCATTTGGCGGTTTTAGAAGATAAAATTAATCTGTATAAAGCCAATAAAGTGAGTTGA
- a CDS encoding YeiH family protein: MRSFFKPFISDPSQLVFILCALICLTPIVSSPIALVLGFTLASLGLVPKSLDLGKITKKLLAYSIIGLGFGIQLDAALQASADNITLILGSIVFTLLLGTLLSRLLKIDAKLGHMISAGTAICGGSAIAAVSPAIKAGSHQTAIALATVFVLNSIALFLFPALGHLFDMSQYHFGVWSAIAIHDTSSVVGAASAYGDEALTVATTIKLARALWIVPLALISALLFGGDRRKIAIPYFILLYCVAIAVAHYFPQGQDAYQLIFSAAKRTLVLCLFLIGAGITVSKMRQAGAKPLILGLLLWGSIGTVSLLYIINFS, translated from the coding sequence ATGAGATCTTTTTTTAAACCCTTCATATCTGATCCATCTCAGCTTGTTTTCATCCTGTGTGCACTGATATGCCTGACCCCAATTGTTTCTTCGCCCATTGCCTTGGTATTGGGCTTTACCTTGGCAAGTTTAGGCTTAGTACCCAAATCATTAGATCTAGGCAAGATCACCAAGAAACTGCTGGCCTACTCAATTATCGGATTAGGATTTGGGATTCAACTTGATGCAGCACTGCAAGCCAGTGCCGATAATATCACTTTGATCTTAGGCTCTATCGTATTCACCCTACTCTTGGGAACATTGCTAAGTCGACTACTCAAAATCGATGCAAAGCTAGGCCATATGATCTCAGCGGGTACCGCCATTTGCGGTGGCAGTGCGATTGCCGCGGTGTCACCGGCGATTAAGGCAGGCAGCCATCAAACTGCGATCGCGCTGGCAACGGTATTTGTACTCAACTCTATCGCACTGTTTCTCTTTCCTGCGTTAGGGCATCTGTTTGATATGAGCCAATATCATTTTGGTGTGTGGAGCGCGATAGCTATCCACGATACCTCATCGGTAGTCGGGGCGGCTTCAGCCTATGGCGATGAAGCCTTAACGGTCGCAACAACCATTAAACTCGCACGAGCACTATGGATTGTGCCATTGGCATTAATCAGCGCGCTGCTGTTTGGTGGTGACCGCCGTAAAATTGCCATTCCCTACTTTATTTTGCTGTATTGTGTCGCAATTGCCGTAGCGCACTACTTCCCCCAAGGCCAAGATGCCTACCAACTTATCTTTAGCGCAGCAAAACGTACTTTGGTTCTTTGCCTCTTCCTGATTGGCGCAGGTATCACTGTGAGTAAAATGCGCCAAGCAGGGGCAAAACCATTAATATTAGGCTTGTTATTGTGGGGATCAATCGGGACTGTGTCGTTACTTTATATCATTAACTTCAGTTGA
- a CDS encoding HD-GYP domain-containing protein, translating into MNDKVDDTTGLMKLAVPHLRLGMFVQAIDSQGLVNITNPGQIKNRETINKLSKNGIEYVWVDVERSAEGCGLRKKSIKPEITSKKINRAQSQDKAKRLMAEAKGLVQKVLSETFEGKAIEVAPFEYLADNMIESVMLDDDAFKCISALRSKDAYLLEHSINVAFLLVTFGKYLSLERDELKHLAVGGILHDIGKVKVDNKILHKPGRLTPEEFEHMKLHQVYAKEILAETPDLPQISRDVCLMHHEKLDGKGYPNGLKGEQLSLHGRMSCIIDIYDALTATRCYKEAMSPAAAFKILLSLTPFHLDEKLVYEFIRCIGVYPVGSLVQVSDGRIGIVWDAKGRDALHPILKCFYSIKHKRYTEVAMVDLLKSDVNIERGISPSSLEVDPTPFY; encoded by the coding sequence ATGAATGACAAAGTGGATGATACAACAGGTCTGATGAAATTAGCTGTGCCACACTTACGTTTGGGGATGTTTGTACAGGCGATTGATAGTCAAGGTTTGGTGAATATCACTAACCCAGGGCAGATCAAAAACCGAGAAACCATCAACAAACTGAGTAAAAATGGTATCGAATATGTGTGGGTCGATGTAGAACGCTCAGCCGAGGGTTGTGGGTTAAGAAAGAAGTCAATAAAGCCGGAAATCACCAGTAAGAAAATCAACCGAGCGCAGTCTCAAGATAAAGCTAAGCGCTTAATGGCTGAGGCCAAAGGATTGGTGCAAAAAGTATTGTCGGAAACCTTTGAAGGTAAAGCCATTGAAGTTGCTCCCTTTGAATATTTGGCCGACAACATGATTGAATCGGTAATGTTAGATGACGATGCCTTTAAATGCATCTCTGCTTTGCGCTCTAAAGATGCCTATTTGTTAGAACATTCAATTAATGTTGCCTTTTTACTCGTGACCTTTGGTAAGTATCTTTCTCTCGAACGCGATGAGTTAAAGCATCTTGCTGTTGGAGGGATCTTACATGATATCGGTAAGGTGAAAGTTGATAACAAGATACTGCATAAGCCTGGGCGATTAACTCCAGAAGAGTTTGAGCATATGAAATTGCATCAGGTGTATGCAAAAGAGATTTTGGCTGAAACTCCTGACTTGCCACAAATTAGCCGTGACGTCTGTTTGATGCACCATGAAAAGCTTGATGGTAAAGGTTATCCTAACGGGCTTAAAGGGGAGCAACTGAGTCTGCATGGCAGAATGAGTTGTATCATCGATATCTATGATGCATTGACTGCAACTCGTTGTTACAAGGAAGCGATGAGTCCCGCCGCCGCCTTTAAAATTCTATTGAGCCTAACGCCCTTTCACCTCGATGAAAAACTGGTCTATGAATTTATCCGGTGTATTGGTGTATATCCTGTCGGTTCACTGGTGCAAGTGTCTGATGGACGTATCGGTATTGTATGGGATGCTAAGGGCCGAGATGCACTGCACCCTATCTTGAAATGTTTCTACTCGATCAAACACAAGCGTTATACCGAGGTCGCCATGGTTGATCTGCTTAAAAGTGATGTGAATATCGAGCGAGGTATTTCACCGAGCTCATTAGAGGTCGATCCGACGCCATTTTATTAA
- a CDS encoding substrate-binding periplasmic protein, with amino-acid sequence MVYRFIWSLLLLCLLSLKLVSAEPITISIVGEEMIDYSNRDGSGYYLDLVRRIFPEPEWQLNVDLVPFARSLYLVEQKRADMGLGVYSGDVSSSYYSREPIEVDKVDVAVTPELAAIWKGVSSLKQKKVQAMLEYRFDSFVNVPMYYEENSDLLQMLNHVNSGRIDAVMYYKDEMEKLSTKLHHPRQYVIIENVLAPAVYFVFAHTPKGERLKVIFDSKMDELIQSGEVDKIFHKYMPNRDRLQSIQ; translated from the coding sequence ATGGTTTACCGATTTATATGGAGTTTACTGTTGCTATGTTTGCTGTCACTTAAGCTAGTGAGTGCAGAGCCTATTACAATCTCTATTGTAGGTGAAGAGATGATTGATTACAGCAATCGGGATGGTAGCGGTTACTATTTAGATCTCGTTCGTCGTATATTTCCCGAGCCAGAGTGGCAACTAAATGTTGACCTTGTGCCTTTTGCAAGATCTTTATATTTGGTTGAACAAAAAAGGGCTGATATGGGATTAGGTGTCTATTCAGGTGATGTGAGTAGCTCCTATTATAGTCGAGAGCCTATAGAAGTTGACAAAGTCGATGTGGCTGTAACGCCTGAATTAGCTGCAATCTGGAAGGGTGTATCTAGTCTGAAACAGAAGAAAGTACAAGCCATGTTGGAGTATCGTTTCGACAGTTTTGTCAACGTTCCTATGTACTATGAAGAGAATAGTGATCTGCTACAGATGCTTAATCACGTCAATTCGGGTCGTATTGATGCCGTTATGTATTACAAGGATGAGATGGAAAAATTATCCACCAAACTACATCATCCGCGTCAGTATGTCATTATCGAAAATGTACTGGCTCCTGCAGTATATTTTGTATTTGCTCATACTCCCAAGGGAGAGCGGCTTAAAGTGATATTTGATAGCAAGATGGATGAGCTTATTCAATCTGGAGAAGTTGATAAGATTTTTCACAAGTATATGCCAAATCGTGATCGCCTCCAATCGATCCAATAA
- a CDS encoding 7-cyano-7-deazaguanine/7-aminomethyl-7-deazaguanine transporter, which translates to MLMLSHAQTQRALWLLVSFHILIISASNYLVQLPFQIFGFHTTWGAFSFPFVYLATDLTVRIFGQQNARQIILKAMIPALVISYLIGVLFHQGSFQGSQSLVEFNSFVFRIAFASFAAYFVGQLMDITVFAKLRAARAWWVAPAASTVIGNLIDTLVFFSVAFYASTDEFMAMNWPEIATVDYGFKLIVSLGLFLPAYGVLLKVLQDRILSVEAIKARDRLA; encoded by the coding sequence ATGTTAATGTTATCTCACGCGCAGACACAGCGTGCTTTATGGCTATTGGTCAGTTTTCATATACTGATTATTTCCGCCAGCAATTACTTGGTACAACTCCCTTTTCAGATATTTGGCTTCCATACCACATGGGGGGCTTTTAGCTTTCCATTTGTTTATTTAGCCACTGATCTTACCGTCAGAATTTTTGGCCAACAAAATGCCAGACAGATTATCCTTAAAGCAATGATTCCCGCATTAGTGATCTCCTATTTAATCGGCGTTCTCTTCCACCAAGGCAGCTTTCAAGGCAGCCAGTCATTGGTTGAATTTAACAGCTTTGTATTTCGCATCGCCTTTGCTAGCTTTGCCGCCTATTTCGTTGGTCAACTAATGGATATTACCGTGTTTGCCAAACTCAGAGCAGCAAGGGCCTGGTGGGTTGCCCCTGCGGCATCAACAGTGATCGGTAACCTTATCGATACTCTAGTATTTTTCAGCGTTGCCTTTTACGCGTCCACCGACGAATTTATGGCAATGAACTGGCCAGAGATAGCGACCGTTGATTACGGCTTTAAGCTTATTGTGAGTTTAGGACTCTTCCTTCCTGCCTACGGCGTGCTGCTAAAAGTTTTACAAGATCGAATCCTCAGTGTAGAAGCAATAAAAGCGCGCGACAGACTGGCCTGA